The Chryseobacterium sp. LJ668 genome segment CGTTATCGGACTGTTCCGGGGTAGAAGAGGGAGGAACCTGAACGATTGATGAAGAAAAGAACTGCTTCATATCATCATAAATCACATTGGTTCCCGGAACATTTTCACCCGAGAGAAATTTTATGTTTCGATAAAAAGTAATAGCATTATGGTAATTATCATGATCAAGCAAAACTTTCGTATCAGATAATTGTTCGGTGATTGAACTCAGCCTCTGCAGTCTGGTTTCTACCTGTTGTCTGGCAGAATAGTCTCTGTCAAATTCCGCTTTATCCAAGAAGCCCGGAACGTGCTGTGTGTACTGTTCCATATAATCCTTAGCCTTATTTACAAAGAGCTTGTTTTGTTCTGCTATTCGTCCGTATTGTTGTCTCTGGTCAGGGGTAAGGTTAATTGTTTTTCCTCCAAGAATAGATTCGATGCTTTGAATTGCCTGGTCAAGATTGGCTAATTCGCTATCAGAAAAATTAATACTGATGAGATTGTCTAATGCCATAGCTTAAATTTTATTTTTTATCAACGGTAAAAATAAAATAAAAAATTATATTATTATTAAATATACATGACTTTTATTCATTAAATATATTATGTTGAATGAATAATATTATTATGTTAAATGCATTTTTTTGTTTTGGAAAATTAACTTCAAATAAGAAATTGCAAGGCTATGTTCTGGCGAAAACCTCTGCGTCATAAGCAGATTTAGTAATAATTTTGTTTGAGGTTATTTTGTTATTATTGATTTAAAATATTAAATTTGTTACTTCTGATAGACAATAATAATTAACACAATACGCATGAAAATTGCAAATAGGTTCGCATTTACTGTTTTCTGTCTCCTGACTCTGTTTTTATTTGCTCAAAAAAGTGATCTTGGAGCATGGTATATGTATTTTGGGAACAATAAAATCAGTAAAAAATTAAATCTTCACAACGAGATTCAATACCGTAACTTTAATGGAATAGGCGACTTGGAGCAGCTTCTTATCCGTACCGGAATAGGATACGATTTAAACGAGAATAACAATAATATTTTGTTGGGATACGGTTTTATTTTAAGTCAGCCTTATGTGAATGGTGAAAAGAGAGAAAATATAGAACATCGAATTTTCCAGCAATTTATCACAAAACAAAAATTCGGACGACTCAATATTCAACATCGGTACCGTCTGGAAGAACGTTTTTTACAGAATGATTTCAGAATGAGGTTTCGGTATTACCTAGGCTTAAATATTCCGGTCACGAACAAAGAAATGTTGCCAAAAACATTGTATATTTCTGCTTATAACGAAATATTCTTGCATCTCGACAGTCCGGTATTTGATAGAAACCGAGTGTACGGAGCGTTAGGATTTGTCATTAATAAAAATATGAAAATAGAAGCAGGTTATATGAATCAGATTCAGGAAAACAGAAACCGCGGACAGGTACAGATTGGTTTTTATAACAATATTCCGTTGACCAATTAGATATCAATTCTACTAAACTAAAACCATAAACGAAAAAACATGCATTCAGGAAAAAGATTCGGGCCGATAGAATTTATCATGTGGACGAGAAGAAGTCTGTATATTTTATTTGTCATGTCGGCGATCCCAACTATTCTCTATTATTTAGGATTTACTTTTGTTTCTTTTCCATGGCAACCTATTGCTATTATGGGAACAGCCGTTGCTTTCATTGTAGGATTCAAAAATAACGCAAGTTACAGCAGACTTTGGGAAGCAAGACAGATCTACGGAGCGATCATCAACGACAGCCGAAGTTTCGGATATATTTTAAGAGATTCTCTTTCAGACAAAAATTCTGATAAAGTAAAAGTGATGTTCAAACGTCATTATGCGTGGTTAACAGCCCTTCGTTTTCAGCTTCGGGAATCCAGAAACTG includes the following:
- a CDS encoding DUF2490 domain-containing protein, coding for MKIANRFAFTVFCLLTLFLFAQKSDLGAWYMYFGNNKISKKLNLHNEIQYRNFNGIGDLEQLLIRTGIGYDLNENNNNILLGYGFILSQPYVNGEKRENIEHRIFQQFITKQKFGRLNIQHRYRLEERFLQNDFRMRFRYYLGLNIPVTNKEMLPKTLYISAYNEIFLHLDSPVFDRNRVYGALGFVINKNMKIEAGYMNQIQENRNRGQVQIGFYNNIPLTN